One genomic region from Myxococcus xanthus encodes:
- a CDS encoding tail protein, whose product MATVELPALYVDTVSLFAETRRPLLLNRAPGPEEEDVPVDAALELEVVDVGVDGIARAATRVWVDGVLAFAGGDSVEVQPAFAGPLAEVTQTADTLRVVLHPAVPLASQATVSVRVVSATAGGEHLLDETYTFTVEDRTAPRLVGAQALAPKSVRLAFDEDVRVPPSARFTFTPRDAPAVPVASVGAAADGPLVHLALDTEMTPDVVYEVLVEGVTDAHDNPVLAPYHRASFAGFRPARPPSRSFQLWDMLPRHNRRDDVTGDLHRFISCLQEVTDLLLSDLDAFPDVFDVERAPEPFLDAILQDLGNPFAFELDVLARRRLAAILVDMYQQKGTALGLRNAIRFFLGIEVRAVSPFASDTLVLGESELGVDWVLGPSERFARYAFNVEVERLLSTAERQRLRTLVEYLKPAHTHFIDLVEPLPPILPEHWELGLSELGETTTLH is encoded by the coding sequence ATGGCCACGGTTGAGCTGCCCGCCCTCTACGTCGACACCGTCTCCCTCTTCGCCGAGACGCGCCGCCCTCTCCTCCTCAACCGCGCTCCGGGCCCCGAGGAGGAGGACGTCCCCGTCGATGCCGCGCTGGAGCTGGAGGTGGTGGACGTCGGCGTAGACGGCATTGCCCGGGCGGCCACGCGCGTCTGGGTGGACGGCGTCCTCGCCTTCGCGGGCGGGGACAGCGTCGAGGTGCAACCCGCCTTCGCGGGGCCGCTGGCGGAGGTGACGCAGACAGCGGACACCCTGCGCGTGGTGCTCCACCCGGCGGTGCCGCTGGCCAGCCAGGCCACCGTCTCCGTCCGCGTCGTCTCGGCCACGGCCGGCGGCGAGCACCTCCTCGACGAGACGTACACCTTCACCGTGGAGGACAGGACAGCGCCCCGACTCGTGGGCGCCCAGGCCCTGGCGCCGAAGTCCGTGCGCCTCGCCTTCGACGAGGACGTGCGGGTGCCTCCCTCGGCGCGCTTCACCTTCACGCCTCGTGACGCCCCCGCAGTCCCGGTGGCCTCCGTTGGCGCCGCGGCGGATGGCCCCCTCGTTCACCTCGCCCTCGACACGGAAATGACGCCGGACGTGGTGTACGAGGTGCTCGTGGAGGGCGTGACGGACGCGCACGACAACCCGGTGCTCGCCCCCTACCACCGCGCCAGCTTCGCGGGCTTCCGTCCTGCCCGGCCGCCCTCCCGCAGCTTCCAGCTCTGGGACATGCTGCCCCGCCACAACCGCCGCGACGACGTGACGGGCGACCTGCACCGCTTCATCTCCTGCCTCCAGGAGGTGACGGATTTGCTGCTCTCCGACTTGGACGCTTTCCCTGACGTCTTCGACGTGGAGCGCGCGCCAGAGCCCTTCCTCGACGCCATCCTCCAGGACTTGGGCAACCCCTTTGCCTTCGAGCTGGACGTCCTCGCCCGGCGCCGCCTAGCCGCCATCCTCGTGGACATGTACCAGCAGAAGGGCACCGCGCTGGGCCTGCGCAACGCCATCCGCTTCTTCCTCGGAATTGAGGTGCGCGCCGTCTCCCCCTTCGCCTCGGACACCCTCGTGCTGGGCGAGTCCGAGCTGGGCGTGGACTGGGTGCTGGGCCCCTCGGAGCGCTTCGCCCGCTACGCCTTCAACGTCGAGGTGGAGCGCCTCCTCTCGACTGCGGAGCGCCAGCGCCTGCGCACCCTCGTCGAGTACCTCAAGCCCGCGCATACCCACTTCATCGACTTGGTGGAGCCCCTGCCACCCATTCTCCCCGAGCACTGGGAGCTGGGACTCAGCGAGTTGGGCGAGACGACGACGCTGCACTGA